In a single window of the Bacillus clarus genome:
- a CDS encoding PadR family transcriptional regulator produces the protein MNVQFKKGVLELCVLALVKRKDCYGYELVQQISNKFLISEGSVYPLLRRLTKEGYFQTYLKESTEGPPRKYYQLTDQGENQLNLLVTEWRDFAKGVQEIIEEV, from the coding sequence TTGAACGTTCAGTTTAAAAAAGGTGTGCTCGAACTTTGCGTATTGGCACTTGTAAAGCGAAAAGATTGCTATGGTTATGAGCTTGTTCAGCAAATCTCCAATAAATTTTTAATATCGGAAGGATCAGTATATCCATTGTTACGTCGTTTAACAAAAGAAGGGTATTTCCAAACATATTTAAAAGAATCAACAGAGGGGCCACCGCGTAAATATTATCAACTAACGGATCAAGGGGAGAATCAACTCAATTTACTTGTAACAGAGTGGCGCGATTTTGCGAAGGGCGTACAAGAAATTATTGAAGAGGTGTAA
- a CDS encoding Phr family secreted Rap phosphatase inhibitor has translation MKKIRITLMGLIGIAVLSLGLNSPSIEKSAAPTLKQENIISYSEHGTGI, from the coding sequence ATGAAAAAGATTAGAATTACATTAATGGGTTTAATCGGTATTGCAGTATTATCGTTGGGTTTAAATAGTCCTAGTATTGAAAAAAGTGCAGCACCTACACTGAAACAAGAAAATATCATATCATATTCAGAACATGGTACAGGAATCTAA